CGCAAACCCGGCTCCGTTAATCGTAATGGCTTCCGCTCCAAGACCTGGAAAAAGCCGTGTAAATGCAGCGGCAAGATGTCCACCGAGACTGTGCCCGGTGACCGACAAACTTTCCGATCCGGTCAGCTTGCCAAGGCCCTGAGCCCGCTCGTCATTAAAAACCGTGGTGGAATCAGCAAACTGAATCCGGTAAACAACACCGCCGGGTTCGTCGATGACGATATCCGACCTGGAACGTAATTCTTCAAGGTAATCGATAAGAGCCTGGCCGGACAAACCTCTTAAATTATCAGATTCAGCCTCCTGACGTTCCAGATAAGCAGCCTGATAGACCCCTTTATTCGCCGTATGCAGCCTTATCCAGTCGTTATACATATCGACAATCTGTTTGATAGCCAGGCCGTCGGTTACGATGTCGCCGTAATCAGCCGACCATAAATCATCTGAAAAGGCTCCCTCGGTCCCTCGACAGGCGTAGATATATTCGTTGGTGTCTTTGTTGCGGAACAGGGTGGCGGAAAAACCGCTTTCAGGAGTGTTCTTTTGATGAGATATGACCTGCCAGTGATCGACAAAATCTGCAGCTTGGGTGGCGGAGAAAGAGCCGTGGTTTACATCGGTATTTTGAAGTGCAAGTCGAACTTTTTCATCAGAATAAACATTATTCAGCTTGTCGAACAAAATATAACTTGCTTCTGCCAAAGTAGCCAGATCATAATATTTTTTCACGTCACTCATTTTATGTACCTCCCAATTTGTTTAAAATTGTCCTGTAATTCACCAAATTCTTTAGATTTCGGTACAAAAGGTCCCATTGAAGTCCAAAATTTTATTAGCTCCATCCCGTCCTTGTAACCAGCACGGACGCTTACGCGCTTAACAACAACTTCATTTTTCTCTACATCAACAATGGTTTCCACTGTACGTCGTACTGGCAAAAATGGGGTCGCTAGAGTCTCGATTTCCCAAATAAATCGCTCGTTAACTTTGAATCCCCACGAATCATCTGAGTTGTTGAACTGTGGGGATAATTCCCGCCACGTCAGCGTCTCCGCCACCCCCGGATTCTCCGTCTTCCACTGCTCCGGCGTCTTATAAACCCAGAATCCCGCTTTGGTGGCGCAGTAGTATTTATACAGGGCATAGGTTGGAATAAAATCCCAGAACACCAAGTGATACATCACCAAAGCGGCGACGAATCCCCAAAGTACAGGCCGTCGTCCGCGTTTTTTTGCCCAACGCACCACCAGCCGGATCACCCCGATTGAAATGATCAGGTAAACGACTGCAGCAGCAATAAAAAGTAATCCGATCATGAACCTCTCCTTCAGGCGGCTTGCCGCCAACATGGTTGCGGATATTCATAAAAAGCGTAGGTTTGATACCCATAACCCCACAGGGGTCGCGTCTACACATTTCACACATTGAGCTGACTCCTTAACGTCTCTACGATGGCCCGCAATGATGTGTCCTTTTCCAGCTTTACTCCGAAGCGGCGGCTTGCCTCAGAGATGCCCGACTCTCCAATATTGAAGTGGTTTCCCAAGTTCCGCAGTCACGATCCACTGTAGCGATGACATAGATACAGGCTGACTTGGCGGGCTCGCTTTTCATCATTCTGAATGGCTGCCTTGACCTTGCTGATGATGTCTTCTACTGTCGGACGTGTTTTCAGTTTGTTCAACGCCGGGATATCTCGACCTATCTCTTTTCCCCTCAGGTGCAGCGCTGTAATTTCTTCTACAAGTAGGCCAGAATGTTGGTGATGATGATGTCGTGGGTCAGAAACAACAGCGCAATCGCAAGCAGCAACAGTTCGGACCACAAAATCCTCTTTTTTGTTGTTTTCTTGTCAGAATGCGGCGCTGACGGATTCATGCGGACACCTGCTGTCGGGATTATTTGTCAGCATCTTCTTATAAATTTTATAAATTAGACTATTCATTTTTACAAAAAACAGAAATTTTTCAAATATTATAATTTTATATCTGATAGTCTTTTTTATTACTCAATATGGTTTTTAGTGGTTGTCAGGCAATAATTAATTTCCTGCCATTCTGTGACATCGAATATGACCAGCAAGGGCAGGGCTGTCGTGAATAAGCCTTGGGGAGCTCAAACATGATGTATTCGTTGCGCCGGAGCAGTGGGGGGCCGCCCTGCCATCGTCGGCGTTCCTTTTCCGCTATGGCGATCTGTTATTTTCTCGGTGCCGGTAACGACAATCTGTTCAAACAGGCGGCGTTGCTGGTGGCGGTGAGTCAGGGGCTGACCCAGCTGCAGGGCTGGGCCACGTTGCTGTTTGCCCTGCCGTTTCTGCTGTTTTCCGCCGCTGGCGGCTGGCTGGCCGACCGTTATGACAAACAGCGGGTGATTTTGGCGGTGAAGATACTGGAATTGTTGCTGGTCGGTGTTGGTGGGCTGGGTCTGCTGTGGCAGGATTGGCGCCTGATTCTGGCCATGGTGTTCGCGTTGGCGTTGCAGTCGGCGCTGTTCGGGCCGGCGCTCAATGGTGCGGTGCCAGAGCTCTACCCGGCGCGGCAGCTGGTGCGCGCCAATGCCCGGCTCAAGCTGGTGTCGACCCTGGCGATTCTGTTGGGGATCGCCCTGGCGGGGGTGCTGCTCGATGCCGGCGGTGGGCCGCTGGTGCGGGAGGGTCGCCGGCTGGTGGCGCTGACGGCGGCGGGCTTTTCGGGACTGGGTATCTGCGCCGCTCTGGTCATTGCGCCCTTTGGTGCCCGCCGTACCCCGCGATCCTTTCCCTGGCTGGGGCCCTGGCGTTCGCTGCAGGATCTGTGGCAACTGCGCCACGATCCGCTGCTGGCTTTGGCCCTGGCCGGCAGTGCGTTTTTTTATTTTCTGGCTTCGCTGGTGGTGCTGCAGCTCAACAGTCTGGGGGTGCAGCAACTGGGGCTGTCGGCCCGCCATACCAGTCTGCTCAGTGTGGCGCTGATGCTGGGTATCTGCGCCGGCGCTTTTCTGGCCGCCCGCCTGACGAGCGTGACGCGCTGGCGCTTCGTGCTGGTACCGGCCCTGCTGGGGCTGACGCTGGGGCTGGCGCTGGTGGGCAGCGCGGCGTTGCTGGCGCCGGACTGGCAACAGTGGCTGTTGTTGCCGGCGCTGGTGATGAGTGGCGCCTGTGGTGGGCTGTTTCTGATTCCGCAGGCCAGCTTTCTGCAGGCCCGGCCGGCGGCCGATGCCCGTGGCCAGGTGATCGCGGCGGCCAATTTCTGCGCTTTTGGCGGTATCCTGTTTTCCGGTCAGCTGTTTAATGGTCTGGCGCTGGTTATGACGCCGGGGCAGGGCTTGCAGTGCTCGGCGTTGCTGACGTTGCTGGCGGCCGGCGGTCTGGCGGGGCTGCTGCGTCGTCTGGCCGATTGATCAGGCCTGATCCTTGGCCAGGCGCAGGCGGCGGAAGACCTCGACCGGTGCGGCGGCCGGGCAGCCGAGGACTTGGGCCAGGGCGGCCTGGTGACAGCGTAGGAAGGGGTTGGCACGCCGTTCGTCGCCAAGCTGGGCCGGCACGCTGGGCTGGCCCTGCCGCTGGCGTTCTTCATAGTGCTGCAGCTGGTGGCGGATTTCGCGGCAGTCGGGCAGCAGGCGGGAGGCAAAACGGTAGTTGTCGAGGGCGTAGTCGTGACCGCAGTACAGCTGGCAATGGTCGGGCAGGGTGTTGAATTGCTGCAGCGACTGGTAGAGTTGCGCGGCGCTGCCCTCGAACAGGCGGCCGCAGCCGCCGATAAACAGACAGTCGCCACTGAACAGGGCCGGCGTTTCGACCCCGTCGGTCAGCAGGTAACAGCAGTCGCCGCGGGTGTGACCCGGCGTGAACAGTACCCGGAAGGGCAGGGCGGCGTCCTGTGCCGTTGTTGTCAGCTCGGTCGTCAGGCCGGGAATGCGCTGATCGGCACCGAAGATGGGACAACCGCTGGCCTGCTGCAGGCTCAGGTTGGCGCCGCAGTGGTCGGCATGGGCGTGACTGTTGAGGATTGCGACCAGTTGCAGCCGTTCCCGCTGCAAAAGCTGCAGCACAGGTTGGGCTTCGGCTGGGTCGATGCACCAGACCTGCTGGCCGGATTGGATCAAATAGCTGTAATTGTCCTGCCGTTGACGTAGAATCCGAATCCTGAACATGTGGTCCCGCTGTTTTCGCATCAAAAATGGAGGTTGATATGGCCGCAGATTCCCTGGTGCATTGCATCGCCTTTCTTTCGCCGGCCGGCACGACCCGCCGTTTGGCCCAGCCCCTGGCAGCCGCCCTGCGACGGCGCAACGTCCCGGTGCAGAGCATTGATCTGGCCGGTCGCCAGACGCCGGCCTGCCTGGCGCCGGGCCCCTGCTGTCTCTGGCTCGGTTCGCCGGTCTATGTCGATCATGCCCTGCCGCCGGTGCTCGATTTTGTCGCCACGCTGCCGCCGGGCGACCGTCATTACGCCGTGCCCTTCGTGACCTGGGGAGCGGTGTGCAGCGGCGTGGCCCTGCCGGAGATGGCCAGCGCACTGGCGGCCCGCGGTTGGCGCAGTCTGGCGGCGGCCAAGGTGCTGGCCGAGCATTCTTCCCTGTGGCGCAGCACCGCGCCCCTGGCCCAGGGGCATCCGGACGCGGCCGATCTGGCGCTGATGGAGCAGCTGGTTGACGCCGTGCTGGAGCGGCTGGAGCAGGCCCGGCTGGCCGGGGCTGAACCGCCGTTGCTGGCACTGGACAGACTGCATTATCTGCCGGCGGAGGTGGAGCAGCACAGCTGGAGTAAAAGTCTGCAGGCCGCCAAACAGCTGCTTGGCCCGCATCAGCCACGTCATGACCGCTGTATCCGCTGTGGTGGCTGCGTGCTGAGTTGCCCGGTGGGGGCGCTCGACTGGCAGGGGGACTATCCGCAGGCCAATGACCGCTGTATCCGCTGCCATCAGTGCACCCGCATCTGCCCCCAGCAGGCCTTTCCCTACGATGCTGCCGCCATGGAGCAGCGTATCCGCGGTTTTGCCGCCGCCAGCCCCGAGGTTAAACAGAGCGCCCTGTATCTGTGACCCGTTGCGAAAAAAAGGGTCAGCGGCGGTAGCGACAGTTCAACTCGCCGTAGGCGTCGATGCGGCGGTCGCGAAGATAGGGCCAGATGCGCCGCACCGTTTCGCTGCGGTGCCGGTCGATGTCGGCCAGCAGCACCGTTTCGCTCTGGTCGTCGGCCTGGACGAGGATTTCGCCCTGTGGCCCGGCGACGAAACTGCCGCCCCAGAACTGGGCACCGGCGGTACGACCACTGGGGTCGGGCTCGAAACCGACGCGGTTGACGCTGATGACCGGCAGGCCGTTGGCGATGGCATGGCTGCGCTGGATGCAGATCCAGGCCTCGCGCTGGCGCTGCTGTTCGGCCGCCGTGTCGGCCGGATCGAAGCCGATGGCGGTGGGGTAGATGAGCAGTTCGGCGCCGGCCAGGGCCATCAGGCGGGCGGCTTCCGGGTACCACTGGTCCCAGCACACCAGTACACCGAGGCGGCCGACGCTGGTATCGATGGGCGTGAATCCCAGATCGCCCGGCGTGAAGTAGAACTTCTCATTGTAACCGGGATCGTCGGGAATGTGCATCTTGCGGTAGCGGCCGGCCTCGCGGCCGTCGCTGTCGAAAACAACGGCGGTGTTGTGGTACAGACCGGCGGCGCGTTTCTCGAACAGTGAGCAGACCAGCACAATGGCATGGCGGCGTGCCAGCGTGGCGAAGAAATCGCTGGTCGGGCCGGGGATGGGTTCGGCCAGGTCGAACAGTTCGCAGCTCTGATGCTGGCAGAAATACAGGCTGGCGTGCAGTTCCTGCAACACCACCAGACGGGCGCCCTGGGCGGCGGCCTCGGCAATGGCGCGGGCACTGTGATCGAGATTGTCCTGCCGCGAGGCGCTGCAGCGTTGCTGAATCAGGGCGGTGCGCAGAGGGTTCATGCCAGGGTTCCTTTCGCCAGTTGCATGGTCAGGCAGTGCAGCGAACCGTGCTGCCAGATCACCGGCAGGCAGTTGACACCGATGATGGTGCGGTCGGGGTAGGCGCTGGCCATAACCGCCAGGGCCTCGCCATCGGCCGGATCGTCGTAGGTGGGCACCAGCACGGCGCCGTTGAGCACCAGATAGTTGGCGTAGGTGGCGGGTAGACGCTGGCCGTCCTCGTCGAAGCGCGCGGCGGGCCAGGGTAGCGGCCGCAGGCGGTAGGGCGCACCGGCGAGGGTGCGGAAGCTGGCCAGTTGCTGCTCCATGGCCTGCAGGGCGGCGTAGTGTTCGTCGGCTGGATCGTTGCAACGGACATAAACGAGGGTGTCGTCCGGACAGAGCCGCACCAGGGTGTCGATGTGGGCATCGGTGTCGTCGCCCGCCAGATAGCCGTGATCAAGCCAGAGCACCTGGCGCAGACCGAACAACTGGCACAGCTGCGTTTCCAACTGCGGCCGGCTCAGGTGCGGGTTGCGGTTGGGACTGAGCAGGCAGGTACTGGTGGTCAGCAGGGTGCCGGCGCCGTCGCTTTCGAAGCTGCCGCCCTCGAAAATCAGCGGCTGGCACTGCAGGTCACAGGCCCAGGCGCCGGCCGCGGCCAGCCGGCGGTTGATCTGGTTGTCCTGATCGGCGGCGAATTTCAGGCCCCAGCCATTGAAGCCGAAGTCGTACAGGGCTACTCGTCCGTCGATTTCAACGCTGATGGGGCCGAAATCGCGCGCCCAGGTGTCGTTGGTTGGCAGTTCATACAGCTGCAGGCGGGGACCGTCCAGCCCTGCGGCTTGCAGCCGCTGGCGGACCAGGGCGGCATCCGGCGCGACCAGCAGTACCGGCTCGAAGCGGTTGATCTGACGGATCAGCTCAATGAAAACCTGTTCGATCTGGGGCAGGATCGGTGCCCAGTCGCTTGCGGCGGTGGGCCAGGCCAGCAGGACGGCGTCCTGCGCTTCCCATTCGGCGGGCAGACGGATGGCAGTGGGCATGAAAAACCTTTCAGGCTGAGAAGAAGGGCGGCGAGGCCGCCTGAAGTACGGAATTGGCGTGAATAAGGTTTGTTGGATGCGGCGGAGTATGCCACGAAAGGGCGGTCGGCGCCAAGACGGATGCTGCTGCAGCGAGCGCTGCGACTTTTCAGGCGGGCGGGTCGGACGGATGGTGGTTCCGGCGGCTGCGGTAGCGCCACCACAGCGCCAGCATCAGGCCGGCAAGAGCGAGCCCCGCCAGACTCAGGACGGCGGGATGGGTCTGTTGCCAGGTGCGCAGCCCCAGATAGCCGGCAGCGGGATAGATCAGGCCCCACAGCAGGCCGCTGCCGGTGGTGTAAAGGGCAAAACGGCCTGGTGGCATCTGCAGGCCGCCGCAAACAAAGGTGACAAAACCGCGCAGCGGGCCGAAGAATCGCGCCAGCAGCAGGCTTTTGCCGCCGTGAGCGGCGAAGAACAGTTCGGCCCGTCGCAGCAGACGGGCATGACGGCTGCGTGCCAGCCACTGGCTGATACGCTGGCCGCCCCGGCCACCGATGGCGTAATTGAGCAGATCGCCAACAATGGCTCCGGCCATGGCGGCCAGGCAGACCAGGGCCAGCTGTCCGTGGCCCTGGGCCGCCAGGGCGCCGGCACTGACGCAGATGACGCTGCCGGGCACCAGCAGGCCGATGACGAGCAGGCCCTCGACCAGGGCGGTCAAGGCGATGAGGCCGT
This window of the Desulfuromonas thiophila genome carries:
- a CDS encoding MFS transporter, whose translation is MMYSLRRSSGGPPCHRRRSFSAMAICYFLGAGNDNLFKQAALLVAVSQGLTQLQGWATLLFALPFLLFSAAGGWLADRYDKQRVILAVKILELLLVGVGGLGLLWQDWRLILAMVFALALQSALFGPALNGAVPELYPARQLVRANARLKLVSTLAILLGIALAGVLLDAGGGPLVREGRRLVALTAAGFSGLGICAALVIAPFGARRTPRSFPWLGPWRSLQDLWQLRHDPLLALALAGSAFFYFLASLVVLQLNSLGVQQLGLSARHTSLLSVALMLGICAGAFLAARLTSVTRWRFVLVPALLGLTLGLALVGSAALLAPDWQQWLLLPALVMSGACGGLFLIPQASFLQARPAADARGQVIAAANFCAFGGILFSGQLFNGLALVMTPGQGLQCSALLTLLAAGGLAGLLRRLAD
- the gloB gene encoding hydroxyacylglutathione hydrolase; protein product: MFRIRILRQRQDNYSYLIQSGQQVWCIDPAEAQPVLQLLQRERLQLVAILNSHAHADHCGANLSLQQASGCPIFGADQRIPGLTTELTTTAQDAALPFRVLFTPGHTRGDCCYLLTDGVETPALFSGDCLFIGGCGRLFEGSAAQLYQSLQQFNTLPDHCQLYCGHDYALDNYRFASRLLPDCREIRHQLQHYEERQRQGQPSVPAQLGDERRANPFLRCHQAALAQVLGCPAAAPVEVFRRLRLAKDQA
- a CDS encoding 4Fe-4S binding protein, which codes for MAADSLVHCIAFLSPAGTTRRLAQPLAAALRRRNVPVQSIDLAGRQTPACLAPGPCCLWLGSPVYVDHALPPVLDFVATLPPGDRHYAVPFVTWGAVCSGVALPEMASALAARGWRSLAAAKVLAEHSSLWRSTAPLAQGHPDAADLALMEQLVDAVLERLEQARLAGAEPPLLALDRLHYLPAEVEQHSWSKSLQAAKQLLGPHQPRHDRCIRCGGCVLSCPVGALDWQGDYPQANDRCIRCHQCTRICPQQAFPYDAAAMEQRIRGFAAASPEVKQSALYL
- a CDS encoding carbon-nitrogen hydrolase, yielding MNPLRTALIQQRCSASRQDNLDHSARAIAEAAAQGARLVVLQELHASLYFCQHQSCELFDLAEPIPGPTSDFFATLARRHAIVLVCSLFEKRAAGLYHNTAVVFDSDGREAGRYRKMHIPDDPGYNEKFYFTPGDLGFTPIDTSVGRLGVLVCWDQWYPEAARLMALAGAELLIYPTAIGFDPADTAAEQQRQREAWICIQRSHAIANGLPVISVNRVGFEPDPSGRTAGAQFWGGSFVAGPQGEILVQADDQSETVLLADIDRHRSETVRRIWPYLRDRRIDAYGELNCRYRR
- a CDS encoding agmatine deiminase family protein; amino-acid sequence: MPTAIRLPAEWEAQDAVLLAWPTAASDWAPILPQIEQVFIELIRQINRFEPVLLVAPDAALVRQRLQAAGLDGPRLQLYELPTNDTWARDFGPISVEIDGRVALYDFGFNGWGLKFAADQDNQINRRLAAAGAWACDLQCQPLIFEGGSFESDGAGTLLTTSTCLLSPNRNPHLSRPQLETQLCQLFGLRQVLWLDHGYLAGDDTDAHIDTLVRLCPDDTLVYVRCNDPADEHYAALQAMEQQLASFRTLAGAPYRLRPLPWPAARFDEDGQRLPATYANYLVLNGAVLVPTYDDPADGEALAVMASAYPDRTIIGVNCLPVIWQHGSLHCLTMQLAKGTLA
- a CDS encoding DedA family protein, producing METWLTDLLTQLTSGPHYYGLIALTALVEGLLVIGLLVPGSVICVSAGALAAQGHGQLALVCLAAMAGAIVGDLLNYAIGGRGGQRISQWLARSRHARLLRRAELFFAAHGGKSLLLARFFGPLRGFVTFVCGGLQMPPGRFALYTTGSGLLWGLIYPAAGYLGLRTWQQTHPAVLSLAGLALAGLMLALWWRYRSRRNHHPSDPPA